One stretch of Cygnus olor isolate bCygOlo1 chromosome 1, bCygOlo1.pri.v2, whole genome shotgun sequence DNA includes these proteins:
- the KCTD4 gene encoding BTB/POZ domain-containing protein KCTD4 — MERKSNRRAKESEEKHCTSEGSEQDKDYKTSLVTLNVGGYLYITQKQTLTKYPDSFLEGIINGKIMCPFDADGHYFIDRDGLLFRHILNFLRNGELLLPEGFRENQLLAHEADFFQLKVLSDAVKSKWEKEQLASRETTFLEITDSHDRSQGLRIFCNAPDFIAKIKSRIVLVSKSRLDGFPEEFSVSSNIIQFKYFIKSENGTRLVLKEDNTFVCTLETLKFEAIMMALKCGFRLLTSLDCSKGSIVHSDALHFIK; from the coding sequence ATGGAGAGAAAATcaaacagaagagcaaaggaatctgaagaaaaacactgcacCTCCGAAGGCTCGGAGCAAGACAAGGACTATAAAACGTCTCTGGTTACTCTGAACGTTGGTGGCTATCTATACatcacacagaaacaaacactaACCAAGTATCCAGACTCGTTTCTTGAAGGTATCATCAACGGCAAGATAATGTGCCCTTTTGATGCGGATGGACATTACTTCATAGACAGAGATGGACTCCTTTTCAGGCACATTCTGAACTTCCTACGAAATGGAGAACTTCTGCTACCGGAAGGGTTTCGAGAAAATCAACTTTTGGCACAcgaagcagatttttttcagcttaaggTATTATCAGATGCAGTGAAATCGAAGTGGGAGAAGGAGCAGCTAGCGTCTAGAGAGACTACTTTCCTGGAAATAACTGACAGCCACGACCGTTCCCAGGGTCTTAGGATTTTTTGTAATGCTCCCGATTTCATAGCAAAAATTAAATCCCGGATCGTACTGGTGTCCAAAAGCAGGCTGGATGGCTTTCCAGAGGAGTTTTCTGTGTCTTCAAATATTATCCAATTCAAATACTTCATAAAGTCTGAAAATGGTACACGACTTGTGCTGAAGGAGGACAACACCTTTGTCTGCACCCTGGAGACTCTTAAGTTTGAGGCTATTATGATGGCTTTAAAATGTGGATTTAGACTGCTGACCAGCCTGGATTGCTCGAAAGGGTCTATTGTTCACAGCGATGCACTTCATTTTATCAAGTAA